One Lentimicrobiaceae bacterium DNA window includes the following coding sequences:
- a CDS encoding DegV family EDD domain-containing protein codes for MKKRIETISELDGKKFYFSFLAGAQRIFENQNILNKINVFPVPDADTGTNLAFTMRSIVDSNIPTDNPKLAATALAEAAMSGARGNSGIIFAQFLYGISCEIENEDNLNIDAFANIVKKSVKYAYEAIAHPVEGTMITVIKAWAEYVYLIKDAFDDFVKLIIEALRAAYESLQKTTQQLEVLKKANVVDAGAKAFVFFLEGMVDFFRQQEVIKIVPPEIISATADFDALSHEEITFRYCTEAMITLNDLSAISKNKIKEKIEPMGDSLVIAGSPQKMRLHIHTDNPAKVFSVLASYGTISYQKVDDMAKQKEIAINRKWDTALLTDSVCDIPEELLEKYQIHTIPLNIHFGKNSFLDKITITPNEFYTMLEKSKDYPTSSQPSYADLVSKFSYLSTHYKNIFAVHISDKLSGTFFNSEKAAQNVTENMGKPISVVNSKSVTGAEGLLVLRIARAIQNGENFKSINTEIPEWVKKSRLIVSPSTLKYFIRGGRVSPMKGLIAKILNVKPIITIDAEGKPQVHEKSFSQKSSIRKILRQIAAIVEKETIWEYAVVHANNNDLASGLALKLEKIIGKKPAFIYNISPVVGISAGAGTVAVSFLLD; via the coding sequence TTGAAAAAACGAATAGAAACAATAAGCGAACTTGACGGGAAAAAATTTTACTTTAGTTTTTTAGCCGGAGCTCAACGGATATTTGAAAATCAAAACATTTTAAATAAAATTAACGTTTTTCCGGTTCCGGATGCCGATACGGGAACTAACCTTGCTTTTACGATGCGTTCTATCGTAGATAGTAATATCCCTACTGATAATCCTAAACTTGCAGCAACAGCACTTGCCGAAGCGGCTATGTCTGGTGCGCGAGGCAACTCAGGGATTATCTTTGCACAATTTTTATACGGAATCAGTTGTGAAATTGAGAATGAGGACAATCTTAATATTGATGCCTTTGCAAATATTGTAAAAAAGTCTGTGAAATATGCTTACGAAGCTATTGCCCATCCTGTGGAAGGCACTATGATAACAGTTATAAAAGCCTGGGCTGAATATGTTTATTTGATAAAAGATGCTTTCGATGATTTTGTAAAACTCATCATTGAGGCTTTAAGAGCAGCATATGAATCCTTACAAAAAACCACTCAACAATTGGAAGTACTGAAAAAAGCAAATGTGGTGGATGCAGGAGCCAAAGCTTTCGTTTTTTTTCTGGAAGGCATGGTGGATTTTTTCAGGCAACAAGAGGTGATAAAAATTGTACCGCCCGAAATAATATCAGCAACAGCAGATTTTGATGCATTATCTCATGAGGAAATTACTTTTCGCTATTGTACTGAAGCAATGATAACTCTTAATGACTTATCAGCAATATCAAAAAATAAAATTAAAGAAAAAATTGAACCGATGGGAGACTCGCTTGTAATAGCAGGTTCTCCCCAAAAAATGCGTTTACATATTCATACGGATAATCCTGCAAAGGTTTTTTCCGTATTAGCTTCTTATGGTACCATATCTTACCAAAAAGTTGATGATATGGCTAAACAAAAAGAAATTGCCATAAACCGAAAGTGGGATACAGCCTTACTCACTGATTCCGTTTGCGACATACCTGAAGAACTTCTTGAAAAATATCAGATTCATACTATCCCTCTTAATATTCATTTTGGTAAAAACAGTTTTCTTGATAAAATCACCATTACACCGAATGAATTTTATACAATGCTCGAAAAAAGCAAAGATTATCCCACTTCTTCACAACCCTCTTATGCCGATTTGGTAAGTAAGTTCAGCTATTTATCCACACATTATAAAAATATTTTTGCCGTACATATTTCGGATAAACTCAGCGGAACATTTTTTAATAGCGAAAAAGCTGCCCAAAATGTAACGGAAAACATGGGAAAACCTATATCTGTAGTTAATTCAAAATCAGTTACAGGCGCGGAGGGATTGCTGGTTTTGCGTATTGCCCGGGCTATCCAGAATGGAGAAAACTTCAAAAGTATTAATACCGAAATTCCAGAATGGGTTAAAAAATCCCGGCTCATAGTAAGTCCGAGTACTTTAAAGTATTTTATCCGGGGTGGAAGAGTCAGCCCCATGAAAGGATTAATTGCAAAAATACTTAATGTAAAACCCATTATTACAATTGATGCTGAAGGAAAACCCCAAGTGCACGAAAAATCCTTTTCTCAAAAAAGCAGTATCCGAAAAATTCTTCGGCAAATTGCAGCAATAGTGGAAAAAGAAACTATATGGGAATATGCTGTTGTTCATGCTAATAATAACGATTTAGCATCCGGTTTAGCTTTAAAACTTGAAAAAATTATTGGCAAAAAACCTGCTTTTATTTACAATATCTCTCCGGTGGTGGGTATTAGTGCCGGAGCAGGCACTGTTGCAGTATCTTTTCTCTTAGATTAG